Proteins encoded in a region of the Pirellulales bacterium genome:
- a CDS encoding CinA family nicotinamide mononucleotide deamidase-related protein: protein MDAEIISIGDELTSGQRLDTNSQWLSERLGEIGIRVLYHTTVADDLAANVNVFRAASERADVVIATGGLGPTADDLTREVLAQLAGVELEMHDEIVEQIRALFARFGRDMPEKNKVQALFPRGSRIIPNPTGTAPGIAQEIAREGRAPCRVYALPGVPSEMFRMWDETVRPELVRICGAPQVIRHRRIKCFGLSESELEGRLPDLIRRGRVPSVGITVSAATITLRITTQGASDEECRALAEPTVATIYECLGDVVFGEEDDELEDAVLRLLRQHGLTLATAEWGTGGLLADRLHDAGKNEEDNYLGGLVVPNQTSLVRLLDVEPALIATHTPVSAEVVEAMARGCREQSGADLALAVSQFPAAITKQQTPQRLFLALAAADEVTTRSVPHFGSPDILKARAAKQALNLVRLTLLNIR from the coding sequence ATGGATGCCGAAATCATCTCCATTGGCGACGAGCTGACCAGCGGGCAGCGTCTCGATACCAATAGCCAATGGTTGAGCGAGCGACTGGGCGAAATCGGCATCCGGGTACTTTACCACACCACCGTTGCTGACGATCTGGCGGCCAACGTCAATGTCTTCCGCGCTGCCAGCGAGCGAGCCGATGTGGTCATTGCCACCGGCGGCTTGGGGCCCACCGCCGACGACCTGACGCGCGAGGTCCTGGCGCAGCTGGCCGGCGTCGAGCTGGAAATGCACGACGAGATTGTCGAGCAGATTCGCGCTCTCTTCGCTCGCTTCGGGCGCGACATGCCCGAGAAGAACAAAGTCCAGGCGCTGTTTCCGCGCGGCAGCCGCATCATTCCGAATCCAACCGGTACCGCGCCAGGCATTGCCCAGGAGATTGCCCGCGAGGGGCGCGCACCTTGTCGGGTGTACGCGCTCCCTGGGGTGCCATCGGAAATGTTCCGCATGTGGGACGAAACAGTGCGGCCCGAGCTGGTGCGCATCTGCGGCGCGCCGCAGGTGATTCGCCATCGCCGCATCAAGTGCTTTGGCCTCAGCGAAAGCGAGCTGGAAGGGCGCCTGCCCGACTTGATTCGCCGGGGCCGCGTTCCCAGCGTCGGTATCACGGTCAGCGCAGCCACGATCACCCTGCGCATCACCACCCAGGGGGCCAGCGACGAAGAATGTCGCGCACTGGCTGAACCCACCGTGGCCACGATTTACGAGTGCTTGGGGGACGTCGTATTCGGAGAAGAGGACGACGAACTCGAGGATGCCGTTCTTCGACTATTGCGTCAGCACGGTCTGACTCTGGCCACAGCCGAATGGGGAACGGGCGGGCTATTGGCCGACCGCCTGCATGATGCGGGCAAGAACGAGGAAGATAATTATCTGGGCGGTCTGGTCGTTCCCAACCAGACATCGCTCGTTCGCTTGCTAGATGTCGAGCCCGCGCTGATCGCCACACATACCCCGGTTAGCGCGGAGGTGGTCGAAGCCATGGCCCGTGGCTGCCGGGAACAATCGGGAGCCGATCTGGCGCTGGCTGTCAGCCAGTTTCCCGCGGCGATCACCAAGCAGCAGACGCCGCAGCGTTTATTCCTGGCGTTGGCTGCAGCGGACGAGGTAACGACGCGCTCGGTGCCGCACTTTGGCAGCCCCGACATCCTGAAAGCCCGCGCGGCGAAACAGGCTCTGAATCTGGTCCGTCTGACGCTGCTGAATATTCGCTGA
- a CDS encoding class I SAM-dependent methyltransferase, with the protein MAESSSRPDWRLPRGVTRALAEHAQLSDVALAYDERFSVGDGGELDEKILNKYVQPPGLVVDLGSGAGRLAVPLARRGLRVVAVDLSRPALKALRARSDLDGLSIECLVANLVELDALRDGTADYCISMFSTLGMIRGHENRRQFLRHVRRILRPGGRFVLHVHNRWYHLWQQQSRGWFLRNLFQSLTRRDVEAGDKYFTYHGVPNMFVHAFTRRELLSDLRSASLRVETLIPLSIERRHPLKMPWLLGSIRAGGWIAVCKRR; encoded by the coding sequence TTGGCCGAGAGTAGCTCACGTCCCGACTGGCGGTTGCCACGCGGCGTCACGCGGGCATTGGCGGAGCACGCCCAACTGTCCGACGTGGCCCTGGCGTACGACGAGCGCTTTTCCGTCGGCGACGGCGGCGAGCTGGATGAGAAAATTCTTAACAAGTATGTGCAGCCGCCCGGCCTCGTCGTGGATCTGGGATCCGGCGCGGGGCGGTTAGCCGTGCCGCTGGCGCGGCGCGGGCTGCGCGTTGTCGCCGTCGACCTGTCGCGACCGGCGCTTAAGGCTTTGCGGGCACGGAGCGACTTGGACGGACTTTCCATCGAATGCCTGGTTGCCAACCTGGTCGAGCTGGACGCACTGCGCGATGGCACCGCGGACTATTGCATCTCGATGTTCAGCACGCTGGGCATGATCCGCGGGCACGAGAATCGTCGCCAGTTTCTCCGGCACGTGCGGCGCATTCTCAGGCCCGGCGGACGATTCGTTCTGCACGTACACAACCGCTGGTATCACCTGTGGCAGCAGCAAAGTCGCGGCTGGTTCTTACGCAACCTTTTCCAAAGCCTGACGCGACGCGACGTCGAGGCTGGCGACAAATACTTCACCTACCACGGCGTGCCGAACATGTTCGTACACGCTTTCACGCGCCGCGAACTATTGAGCGACCTGCGGTCCGCCAGCTTGCGTGTCGAGACGCTCATTCCGCTTTCCATCGAGCGCCGGCACCCGTTGAAAATGCCATGGCTGCTTGGTTCGATTCGGGCCGGAGGTTGGATCGCAGTCTGCAAAAGGCGATGA
- a CDS encoding heavy metal translocating P-type ATPase: protein MDNDKSTIDDRDEPRATQSPESPGQGMPSLTVLQSATGAQVRDPVCGMTVDPAKTPHKHAHADKTYYFCSAGCVRKFAADPAKYLSANQSAIATHDHEHHAGEAHHANPHAPASKDAEFTCPMHPEVRQIGPGSCPICGMALEPVDITAAGEDHSELRDMRRRLWISAALTIPLFVIAMSEMIPGAPLAHLLSPRVSAWVQLILATPVVTWGAWPFFVRGWNSLLTRQFNMFTLISLGVGTAFLDSIVATVAPGVFPESFRGHMGEVGTYFESAAVIVTLVLFGQVLELRARSQTSSAIRSLLGLAPRTARKIDGSGEHDVPLEEVQPGDRLRVRPGEKVPVDGVVVEGHSNVDESMITGEPLPVAKENGSPVTGGTVNGTGTLVMQAQRVGRDTLLAQIVQMVGEAQRSRAPIQLLADVVASYFVPAVMLTAVATFLVWGWLGPEPRLAHALVNAVAVLIIACPCALGLATPMSIMVGTGRGATAGVLIRNAEALERLEKVDTLVIDKTGTLTEGKPRVVSIIAAEGFAEDEVLRLAADLELASEHPLAAAIVAAARERGWSPVAALNFQSTTGQGVAGSIDGRNVLLGNLTLLENARIEAAMLAKRADELRRQGQTVMFLAVDGRAAGLIGVTDPIKPSSREAVDLLRGQGLRLVMLTGDSRATAAAVGSQLGLVDIEAEVRPEQKNAVIRRLQNAGRIVAMAGDGVNDAPALAQADVGIAMGTGTDVAIQSAGVTLVKGDLRGIVRARRLSHATMRNIRQNLFFAFIYNGVGVPIAAGILYPVSGLLLSPMIAAAAMSFSSVSVIANALRLRRVKL from the coding sequence ATGGACAACGACAAGTCGACGATCGACGACCGCGATGAACCTCGGGCGACTCAGTCGCCAGAATCCCCTGGCCAGGGAATGCCCTCGCTAACCGTTCTGCAAAGCGCGACCGGCGCGCAGGTGCGCGACCCCGTTTGTGGCATGACCGTCGATCCGGCCAAGACGCCGCACAAGCATGCGCACGCCGACAAGACGTATTACTTTTGCTCGGCCGGCTGCGTGAGAAAATTCGCCGCCGACCCCGCGAAGTATCTTTCTGCCAATCAATCGGCCATTGCGACACACGATCACGAGCACCACGCGGGTGAAGCGCATCATGCGAACCCGCACGCGCCGGCCAGCAAGGATGCCGAGTTCACCTGCCCGATGCATCCCGAAGTGCGGCAGATCGGGCCGGGCTCCTGCCCTATTTGCGGCATGGCTCTGGAACCAGTCGATATCACGGCTGCCGGGGAAGACCATTCCGAATTGCGCGACATGCGGCGGCGGCTGTGGATCTCGGCCGCATTGACAATCCCACTGTTCGTGATCGCGATGTCCGAAATGATTCCCGGCGCGCCTCTGGCGCATCTGCTCAGTCCGCGCGTCTCGGCATGGGTGCAGCTCATTCTGGCGACGCCTGTCGTTACGTGGGGCGCCTGGCCCTTCTTCGTTCGCGGGTGGAATTCGCTGCTGACGCGCCAATTCAACATGTTCACGCTGATCTCGCTGGGTGTCGGCACGGCTTTTCTCGATAGCATCGTGGCCACGGTCGCGCCGGGCGTTTTTCCGGAATCCTTTCGCGGACACATGGGGGAAGTCGGCACGTACTTCGAGTCGGCCGCCGTGATCGTGACCCTGGTGTTATTCGGCCAGGTGCTTGAGCTGCGGGCCCGCAGTCAAACCTCCAGCGCAATCCGCAGCCTGCTTGGCCTGGCGCCGCGTACGGCGCGCAAGATCGACGGCAGTGGCGAGCATGACGTGCCGCTGGAAGAGGTGCAGCCAGGCGACCGGTTACGCGTAAGGCCGGGGGAGAAAGTGCCTGTCGATGGCGTGGTCGTGGAAGGGCATAGCAACGTCGACGAATCGATGATCACGGGCGAACCCTTGCCGGTAGCGAAGGAAAACGGCTCGCCTGTCACCGGGGGAACAGTGAACGGCACCGGAACGCTCGTAATGCAGGCCCAACGCGTGGGGCGCGACACGCTCCTGGCGCAAATCGTGCAAATGGTCGGCGAGGCGCAGCGCAGTCGCGCGCCGATTCAACTGCTCGCCGATGTGGTCGCCAGCTATTTCGTGCCGGCCGTAATGCTCACGGCCGTGGCCACGTTCCTGGTTTGGGGCTGGTTAGGGCCCGAGCCACGGCTTGCCCATGCCCTGGTCAATGCGGTGGCAGTGCTAATTATTGCCTGTCCCTGTGCACTGGGGCTGGCCACGCCGATGTCGATCATGGTTGGCACGGGGCGAGGCGCGACGGCGGGAGTGCTCATCCGCAATGCCGAGGCGCTCGAGCGATTGGAAAAGGTCGACACGTTGGTCATCGATAAAACCGGGACGCTCACCGAGGGGAAACCGCGCGTCGTAAGCATTATCGCCGCCGAGGGTTTTGCCGAGGACGAAGTATTACGCCTCGCCGCGGACCTGGAATTGGCCAGCGAGCATCCGTTGGCAGCCGCCATCGTTGCTGCCGCGCGCGAGCGGGGCTGGTCGCCCGTCGCGGCTCTCAACTTCCAATCGACCACGGGACAGGGTGTGGCTGGATCGATCGACGGACGCAACGTGTTGCTCGGTAATCTGACGCTTCTGGAAAACGCGAGAATCGAAGCGGCGATGCTCGCCAAGCGTGCCGACGAATTGCGCCGGCAGGGGCAAACGGTCATGTTTCTGGCCGTCGACGGTCGCGCGGCAGGTTTGATCGGCGTCACCGATCCGATTAAACCGTCGTCGCGCGAGGCGGTCGACCTGCTCCGCGGCCAAGGCCTGCGGTTGGTAATGCTAACCGGTGATAGTCGTGCTACGGCCGCCGCGGTCGGCAGCCAATTGGGACTTGTAGATATCGAGGCCGAAGTGCGACCCGAGCAAAAGAACGCTGTCATTCGCCGGCTGCAGAATGCAGGAAGGATCGTCGCCATGGCGGGCGACGGGGTCAACGACGCCCCGGCGCTGGCCCAGGCCGATGTCGGCATTGCCATGGGCACGGGGACCGACGTGGCGATTCAGAGTGCTGGCGTAACCCTGGTGAAAGGCGATCTGCGCGGCATCGTGCGGGCACGTCGACTCAGCCATGCCACGATGCGCAATATTCGCCAGAATCTGTTCTTTGCCTTCATCTACAATGGGGTCGGCGTGCCGATTGCGGCCGGAATCCTCTATCCTGTGTCCGGATTACTCTTAAGCCCGATGATCGCCGCGGCCGCCATGAGCTTCAGTTCGGTATCGGTCATCGCCAACGCGCTACGGTTGCGTCGCGTGAAGTTGTGA